One segment of Prionailurus bengalensis isolate Pbe53 chromosome X, Fcat_Pben_1.1_paternal_pri, whole genome shotgun sequence DNA contains the following:
- the LOC122477444 gene encoding integrator complex subunit 6-like, protein MMTDKAEESAVGPENQMKRHGEPMTSPLCKRRLTMAMLSVMPEGEGASEAGGSAVCLEDDDPKVTAVSVLEEGPGKLPKTMEITAEMKHQLKKEIQRFGQQYDRVFKLLERVQEPLELRQKFCCILQEEGNKI, encoded by the exons ATGATGACCGATAAAGCAGAGGAGTCTGCTGTTGGGCCCGAGAACCAAATGAAACGTCATGGAGAACCCATGACTTCTCCTCTGTGTAAGAGAAGACTGACCATGGCAATGCTGTCAGTGATGCCGGAAGGAGAGGGAGCATCCGAGGCCGGGGGCTCAGCCGTGTGTTTGGAAGATG ATGATCCCAAGGTCACCGCAGTATCTGTGCTGGAAGAAGGGCCAGGGAAACTGCCAAAAACGATGGAAATCACTGCGGAAATGAAACATCAGTTGAAGAAGGAAATTCAAAGATTTGGACAAC aatatgaTAGAGTCTTCAAACTGCTTGAAAGAGTGCAAGAACCTCTGGAATTGCGGCAAAAATTTTGTTGCATTTTGCAGGAGGAAGGCAACAAG atttaa